In Leishmania major strain Friedlin complete genome, chromosome 26, a genomic segment contains:
- a CDS encoding putative kynureninase has translation MRNAAAETLLSTVSATGMALTEDGFAEYMDEADPLREHRNSYHIPMMRDGTQFSYFAGNALGPQHIGVEASMATFLKKWREQAVEGHFMQPTPWFEIDQMCVKDMAAIVGAKDTEVAIMNTPTVNLHLLLSTFYHSQGSKKKIMIDLHSFPNDGYCLLSQFETRGLNPAEDLIKITAPGIKDWNGPAAVIPMEVFLSAIDKRGDETAVIIVSAVQHITGQWLDIPAIVKAAHAKKILVGVDCIHAVGNVPLHLHDWDVDFAFWSTCKYLNSGPGSIGGVFVHNKHTSGAIPLNHLSRRWGNEIQSCFPKHHSLEPAPGASELHISTPSAACYMILAPSLKLMASVGMEAIRQKSLLLTAYLELLVSELVPPGCIEIVTPADPNQRGAQLSLRILPNKLKSGQAAAPGYQCGAGGAGEMDDASLLQRQLLDEGVMIHRCPPDVVPLAPAPMYNSFVDVLRAVRIIASLF, from the coding sequence ATGCGCAACGCAGCGGCCGAGACGCTCTTGagcaccgtcagcgccactggcatggcgctgacggaggaCGGCTTTGCGGAGTACATGGACGAGGCTGACCCGCTTCGTGAACACCGCAATTCGTACCACATTCCCATGATGCGTGACGGCACCCAGTTCTCGTACTTTGCTGGAAACGCACTGGGGCCGCAGCACATCGGCGTGGAGGCCTCTATGGCGACCTTCCTCAAGAAGTGGCGCGAGCAGGCAGTTGAGGGGCACTTCATGCAGCCCACGCCGTGGTTCGAGATCGACCAGATGTGTGTCAAGGACATGGCAGCCATCGTGGGTGCCAAGGACACGGAGGTGGCCATCATGAACACCCCCACAGTGAACCTGCATCTTCTCCTGAGCACCTTCTACCACTCACAGGGCAGCAAGAAGAAGATCATGATAGATCTTCACAGCTTTCCGAACGACGGCTACTGCCTCCTCTCGCAGTTTGAGACACGCGGGCTGAACCCCGCCGAGGACCTTATCAAGATCACGGCGCCGGGCATCAAGGACTGGAACGGCCCCGCCGCCGTGATCCCGATGGAGGTGTTCCTCTCCGCTATAGACAAGCGCGGCGACGAGACCGCCGTAATCATCGTTTCAGCTGTACAGCACATCACAGGACAGTGGCTCGATATCCCCGCCATCGTGAAGGCCGCGCACGCCAAGAAGatcctcgtcggcgtcgacTGCATCCACGCCGTGGGCaacgtgccgctgcacctccatGACTGGGACGTCGACTTTGCGTTCTGGTCCACGTGCAAGTACCTGAACAGTGGGCCTGGCAGCATCGGTGGTGTTTTCGTCCACAACAAGCACACATCCGGCGCCATCCCGCTCAATCACCTGAGCAGGCGCTGGGGCAACGAAATCCAGAGTTGCTTCCCGAAGCACCACAGCCTCGAGCCGGCGCCAGGCGCCTCGGAACTGCACATCAGCACTCCATCGGCTGCATGCTATATGATTCTGGCGCCGTCACTGAAGCTGATGGCGTCGGTTGGCATGGAGGCGATCCGGCAGAAGTCGTTGCTGCTTACGGCCTACCTGGAGCTGCTTGTGAGTGAGCTCGTGCCTCCGGGCTGCATAGAGATTGTGACACCGGCGGACCCGAACCAGCGCGGCGCCCAGCTATCGCTCCGCATTCTTCCAAATAAGCTCAAGTCCGGCCAGGCGGCCGCTCCGGGGTACCAGTGCGGTGCCGGCGGGGCTGGCGAGATGGACGACGCCTCCCTGCTGCAACGTCAGCTGCTTGACGAGGGCGTCATGATTCACAGATGTCCCCCAGACGTGGTGCCtctggcgccggcgcccatGTACAACAGCTTCGTGGACGTCCTGCGTGCTGTGCGCATCATTGCCTCCCTCTTCTAG